One part of the Malus sylvestris chromosome 2, drMalSylv7.2, whole genome shotgun sequence genome encodes these proteins:
- the LOC126599106 gene encoding uncharacterized protein LOC126599106, with the protein MSNLNKLDFTALEVSGRNYLKWVQDVKLHLTAKNLRPAIEEATYKPVGEAEKATAMIFIRRHIHDALQTEYLAEEDPRALWVALADRFDHQNDIFLPEARHDWQHLRFQDFKSVNEYNSEVCRIRSLLKFCNETLTEEDLLEKTYSTFSASNIVLQQQYRAQKFTKFSDLISVLLLAEKQNQLLMKNH; encoded by the coding sequence atgtcgaatttgaacaaactcgacttcaccgctttggaggtttctggaaggaactacctcaagtgggttcaagatgtgaagctccacctcactgcaaagaacttgcgtcctgctattgaagaagcaacatataaacctgttggcgaagctgaaaaagccactgctatgatcttcatccgaagacatatccatgacgctctacaaactgagtaccttgctgaggaggatccacgtgcattatgggtcgctttggctgatcgtttcgatcaccaaaatgacatattcttgcctgaagcaagacacgactggcagcacttgcgcttccaagactttaagtctgtgaatgaatataattctgaagtttgtcgaatccgatcacttctcaagttttgcaatgaaactttgactgaagaggatctcctggagaagacctactcgaccttctctgcttctaatattgtcctgcagcaacaatatagagctcagaagttcactaagttctcggatttgatctctgttttacttcttgctgaaaagcagaaccagctgttgatgaagaatcattaa
- the LOC126599093 gene encoding serine acetyltransferase 5-like, giving the protein MPAGDLRCAEWSSDAEWEAWVWTQIKAEARGDAESEPALASYLYSTILSHSSLERSLSFHLGNKLCSSTLLSTLLYDLFLNTFSSDPSLRAAAVADLCAAHERDPACVSFSHCLLNYKGFLACQAHRVAHKLWIQNRRPLALALHSRIADVFAVDIHPAARIGKGVLFDHATGVVVGETAVIGNNVSILHHVTLGGTGKAGGDRHPKIGDGVLIGASATILGNVKIGEGAKIGAGSVVLIDVPPRTTAVGNPARLVGGKERPSKHEDVPGQSMDHTSFMSEWSDYII; this is encoded by the exons ATGCCAGCCGGCGATCTCAGGTGCGCAGAGTGGTCCTCGGACGCCGAGTGGGAGGCTTGGGTGTGGACCCAGATCAAAGCCGAGGCGCGGGGCGATGCCGAGTCGGAGCCCGCTCTGGCCAGCTACCTCTACTCCACCATACTCTCCCACTCGTCGCTGGAGCGGTCGCTGTCGTTTCACCTGGGGAACAAGCTCTGCTCCTCCACCCTCCTCTCCACGCTCCTCTACGACCTCTTCCTCAACACCTTCTCCTCCGACCCCTCCCTACGCGCCGCTGCCGTCGCGGATCTCTGCGCGGCCCACGAGCGCGACCCCGCTTGCGTCTCGTTTTCCCACTGCCTGCTCAATTACAAGGGCTTCCTGGCCTGTCAG GCGCATCGAGTGGCGCACAAGCTGTGGATCCAGAACCGTAGGCCGCTGGCGCTTGCGCTGCACTCGAGGATCGCAGACGTGTTCGCGGTGGACATACACCCAGCGGCGAGGATCGGAAAGGGGGTGCTGTTCGACCACGCGACAGGGGTGGTGGTGGGGGAGACGGCGGTGATCGGGAACAACGTGTCGATACTCCACCACGTGACGCTGGGTGGCACCGGGAAAGCCGGCGGAGACCGGCACCCGAAGATTGGCGATGGGGTTTTGATCGGTGCGAGCGCGACGATTTTGGGGAATGTGAAGATTGGGGAGGGCGCAAAGATTGGGGCGGGGTCGGTTGTGCTGATTGATGTTCCTCCGAGGACCACGGCGGTGGGAAATCCGGCGAGGTTGGTTGGCGGGAAGGAACGGCCGTCGAAGCACGAGGATGTGCCTGGCCAGTCCATGGATCACACCTCGTTTATGTCGGAGTGGTCCGACTATATTATATAG
- the LOC126599078 gene encoding protein EFFECTOR OF TRANSCRIPTION 2-like — protein sequence MVAGNSTVAVSRLKREDCKRTKHDSHFSNWKILVGPSDWEDHSLGKEGAERYRVHNLPKKESPGVYELGISVSRTGLGREIGKLNPDYIVPVYLGQADNVRTRLQQYGRSGAHLGNGSLTGHPTDCVRKEKGPGLFVEILSRGYPIVYRWAPMENKSNALKTETQLLDTFDYAWNTAINGARRPDDVLRKLKKISSSTTQFANIAQKLLPFSQKKVGIRIESSKPISTGDKFGAYDDREIHNSPFRVFKLGRSQPRLVSYRSITEENTSIICGVVVGDGSVCRTAPVPGRKRCAEHKGMRINGSTRVGMSNSNVDSQCRFISNHDSVELPPVEVLASEIFVPICGFILADGSPCGRHPIRGWKRCDEHKGRRIQKP from the exons ATGGTAGCCGGCAATTCGACCGTTGCCGTGTCAAGGTTGAAGAGGGAAGATTGCAAGCGCACCAAACACGACTCTCACTTCTCCAATTGGAAG ATTCTGGTTGGCCCTTCTGATTGGGAGGACCATTCGCTGGGCAAAGAAGGAGCTGAAAGATACAGAGTTCATAACCTCCCCAAAAAGGAGAGTCCTGGTGTCTATGAACTCGGGATTTCCGTTTCGCGCACCGGTCTAGGCCGTGAGATTGGGAAGCTTAACCCGGACTACATAGTCCCGGTGTACCTTGGACAAGCTGATAATGTGAGGACACGGCTTCAGCAATATGGTCGTTCAGGTGCTCATTTGGGCAATGGCAGCTTAACTGGTCACCCTACTGACTGTGTCCGGAAGGAAAAGGGGCCTGGATTATTTGTGGAGATACTGTCAAGAGGCTACCCCATTGTGTATAGATGGGCTCCT ATGGAAAACAAAAGCAACGCACTGAAAACAGAAACTCAGCTGCTTGATACATTTGATTATGCATGGAATACGGCCATTAACGGAGCAAGGCGCCCTGATGATGTCCTTCGAAAACTCAAGAAGATATCTTCAAGCACTACGCAATTTGCAAACATTGCCCAGAAGCTTCTACCTTTCAGTCAAAAGAAAGTGGGCATCAGAATTGAGTCAAGCAAACCAATTTCAACGGGTGACAAATTCGGTGCTTATGATGACAGGGAGATCCACAACTCCCCTTTTCGGGTCTTCAAGCTCGGCAGATCACAGCCTAGGTTGGTTTCATATAGAAGCATTACTGAGGAGAATACTAGTATAATTTGTGGGGTGGTTGTAGGAGATGGTTCTGTTTGCAGAACGGCACCAGTTCCAGGAAGAAAGAGGTGTGCTGAACACAAAGGGATGAGGATTAATGGGTCAACCAGAGTTGGGATGTCAAACAGCAATGTCGACTCACAGTGCCGCTTTATTAGCAACCATGATTCAGTAGAGCTTCCGCCAGTTGAAGTTCTTGCTAGTGAGATCTTCGTTCCAATTTGCGGATTCATCTTGGCTGATGGATCGCCTTGTGGAAGGCATCCGATCCGAGGGTGGAAAAGGTGTGATGAGCATAAAGGGAGAAGAATTCAGAAACCCTAA
- the LOC126611491 gene encoding inactive protein kinase SELMODRAFT_444075-like isoform X2 → MKEQGDGKVVVVAVKALKEIPRTALVWALTHVVQPGDYVKLLAVIPSHSSKRIWDFARFTNDCTTSHRRSLSGTMLDNKDDIVDSCSQMMLQLRDVYDPEKIKVRIKIVSGSPCGVVASESKKAHSNWVILDKRLKCEKKHCLENLQCNVVVMKRSGPRVLQLNLVNSPKTVCEVPLCSESYSERTNSQFEEWNMIRGPCVTPTSSFDRESPLSATDIGTSSVSSSDVGTESCWNSGILGRLKQEYQNANGSDNEANNENRISYHTSSYYQPWMTTEYLSSGGEFSRYVAEVSERHYDKALISTYGTLLDKLANLNREPDVEVLNYRLDLNLSRSVRESISRRSVREAVSVSRPLPPNPPPLCSICQHKAPAFGNPPKWFTYAELELATGGFSEANFLAEGGYGSVHKGVLPHGQVVAVKQHKLASSQGDQEFCSEVEVLSCAQHRNVVMLIGFCVENGKRLLVYEYICNGSLDSHLYGKDRSPLKWFARQRIAVGAARGLRYLHEECRVGCIVHRDMRPNNILLTHDFEPLVGDFGLARWQPDGDIGMQTRILGRFGYLAPEYAQSGQITEKADVYSFGVVLVELVTGRKAMDLNRPRGQQSLTEWARPLLKKNATFELLDPLLRNCYSKQQVSNMMECASLCIRRDPRSRPRMSEVLRILESDDIPANSTNRSCLKEAL, encoded by the exons ATGAAAGAGCAGGGTGATGGGAAAGTTGTGGTGGTGGCTGTGAAAGCATTGAAGGAAATTCCAAGGACTGCTCTGGTGTGGGCTTTGACTCATGTTGTGCAGCCTGGTGATTATGTCAAGCTTTTGGCTGTCATTCCTTCTCACTCAA GTAAAAGGATATGGGATTTTGCAAGATTTACCAACGATTGCACCACGAGTCACCGGAGGTCTCTCTCAGGAACCATGTTAGATAACAAGGATGACATTGTGGACTCATGCTCTCAGATGATGCTGCAACTCCGAGATGTTTATGATCCAGAGAAA ATAAAGGTCCGGATAAAGATTGTCTCTGGCTCACCGTGTGGTGTTGTGGCTTCCGAATCAAAGAAAGCTCATTCAAACTGGGTTATATTGGACAA AAGATTGAAATGTGAAAAGAAACACTGCTTGGAGAACCTGCAATGCAATGTCGTGGTTATGAAACGATCTGGGCCAAGGGTTCTTCAGTTGAATTTGGTTAATTCTCCAAAGACGGTATGTGAAGTGCCTCTTTGTTCAGAATCTTATTCAGAACGTACGAATAGCCAGTTTGAAGAGTGGAATATGATTAGAGGGCCGTGTGTGACTCCAACTAGTAGTTTTGACCGTGAGTCACCTCTGAGTGCTACGGATATTGGAACATCATCTGTATCAAGCTCAGATGTAGGGACTGAATCGTGCTGGAATTCTGGAATTTTGGGGAggttaaagcaagagtatcagAACGCGAATGGTTCTGACAATGAGGCAAACAATGAAAACCGGATTTCTTATCACACAAGCTCATATTACCAGCCATGGATGACAACAGAGTACCTAAGTTCCGGTGGTGAATTTTCAAGATATGTGGCAGAAGTTTCAGAGAGACATTACGATAAGGCTTTGATTTCAACATATGGAACCTTGCTGGATAAATTAGCCAACTTAAATCGAGAACCTGATGTTGAAGTGTTGAATTATAGGCTTGATTTGAACTTAAGCAGGAGTGTACGTGAATCAATCTCACGCAGAAGTGTACGTGAAGCAGTCTCGGTATCCAGGCCCTTACCTCCCAACCCTCCTCCATTGTGTTCGATATGTCAGCACAAGGCACCTGCATTTGGAAATCCACCTAAGTGGTTCACTTACGCCGAGCTGGAACTTGCTACAGGTGGATTTTCAGAAGCAAATTTCTTGGCTGAAGGTGGATATGGCTCCGTACACAAAGGCGTCTTACCACATGGTCAGGTTGTTGCTGTCAAGCAACATAAATTGGCTAGTTCTCAAGGTGATCAGGAATTCTGCTCAGAAGTTGAGGTCTTAAGCTGTGCGCAGCATCGTAATGTCGTAATGCTGATCGGATTCTGTGTGGAGAATGGCAAAAGGTTGCTAGTTTACGAATATATCTGCAATGGATCTTTGGATTCTCATCTATATG GGAAAGACAGAAGCCCGTTAAAATGGTTTGCACGACAAAGAATTGCAGTTGGAGCTGCTCGAGGGTTGCGATACCTTCACGAAGAGTGTAGAGTGGGTTGCATTGTCCACCGCGATATGAGGCCAAACAATATCCTTCTGACCCATGATTTTGAACCATTG GTCGGAGATTTTGGACTCGCACGGTGGCAACCAGATGGAGACATTGGGATGCAAACAAGAATACTTGGAAGATTCGG TTACTTGGCTCCAGAATATGCTCAAAGTGGACAAATCACAGAAAAAGCTGATGTGTATTCCTTCGGAGTAGTATTAGTAGAGCTCGTTACAGGACGGAAAGCTATGGACTTAAACCGCCCGAGAGGCCAACAGTCCCTCACTGAATGG GCACGCCCCCTGCTAAAAAAGAACGCCACTTTTGAACTGTTAGACCCGCTGTTAAGGAACTGCTATTCGAAGCAACAGGTTAGCAACATGATGGAATGTGCTTCCTTGTGCATCAGGCGAGACCCTCGTTCGAGGCCTCGGATGTCTGAG GTGCTTCGGATTTTGGAAAGCGATGACATTCCTGCGAATTCGACGAATCGTTCTTGCTTGAAGGAGGCCTTGTGA
- the LOC126611491 gene encoding inactive protein kinase SELMODRAFT_444075-like isoform X1, producing MKEQGDGKVVVVAVKALKEIPRTALVWALTHVVQPGDYVKLLAVIPSHSSKRIWDFARFTNDCTTSHRRSLSGTMLDNKDDIVDSCSQMMLQLRDVYDPEKIKVRIKIVSGSPCGVVASESKKAHSNWVILDKRLKCEKKHCLENLQCNVVVMKRSGPRVLQLNLVNSPKTVCEVPLCSESYSERTNSQFEEWNMIRGPCVTPTSSFDRESPLSATDIGTSSVSSSDVGTESCWNSGILGRLKQEYQNANGSDNEANNENRISYHTSSYYQPWMTTEYLSSGGEFSRYVAEVSERHYDKALISTYGTLLDKLANLNREPDVEVLNYRLDLNLSRSVRESISRRSVREAVSVSRPLPPNPPPLCSICQHKAPAFGNPPKWFTYAELELATGGFSEANFLAEGGYGSVHKGVLPHGQVVAVKQHKLASSQGDQEFCSEVEVLSCAQHRNVVMLIGFCVENGKRLLVYEYICNGSLDSHLYVSGKDRSPLKWFARQRIAVGAARGLRYLHEECRVGCIVHRDMRPNNILLTHDFEPLVGDFGLARWQPDGDIGMQTRILGRFGYLAPEYAQSGQITEKADVYSFGVVLVELVTGRKAMDLNRPRGQQSLTEWARPLLKKNATFELLDPLLRNCYSKQQVSNMMECASLCIRRDPRSRPRMSEVLRILESDDIPANSTNRSCLKEAL from the exons ATGAAAGAGCAGGGTGATGGGAAAGTTGTGGTGGTGGCTGTGAAAGCATTGAAGGAAATTCCAAGGACTGCTCTGGTGTGGGCTTTGACTCATGTTGTGCAGCCTGGTGATTATGTCAAGCTTTTGGCTGTCATTCCTTCTCACTCAA GTAAAAGGATATGGGATTTTGCAAGATTTACCAACGATTGCACCACGAGTCACCGGAGGTCTCTCTCAGGAACCATGTTAGATAACAAGGATGACATTGTGGACTCATGCTCTCAGATGATGCTGCAACTCCGAGATGTTTATGATCCAGAGAAA ATAAAGGTCCGGATAAAGATTGTCTCTGGCTCACCGTGTGGTGTTGTGGCTTCCGAATCAAAGAAAGCTCATTCAAACTGGGTTATATTGGACAA AAGATTGAAATGTGAAAAGAAACACTGCTTGGAGAACCTGCAATGCAATGTCGTGGTTATGAAACGATCTGGGCCAAGGGTTCTTCAGTTGAATTTGGTTAATTCTCCAAAGACGGTATGTGAAGTGCCTCTTTGTTCAGAATCTTATTCAGAACGTACGAATAGCCAGTTTGAAGAGTGGAATATGATTAGAGGGCCGTGTGTGACTCCAACTAGTAGTTTTGACCGTGAGTCACCTCTGAGTGCTACGGATATTGGAACATCATCTGTATCAAGCTCAGATGTAGGGACTGAATCGTGCTGGAATTCTGGAATTTTGGGGAggttaaagcaagagtatcagAACGCGAATGGTTCTGACAATGAGGCAAACAATGAAAACCGGATTTCTTATCACACAAGCTCATATTACCAGCCATGGATGACAACAGAGTACCTAAGTTCCGGTGGTGAATTTTCAAGATATGTGGCAGAAGTTTCAGAGAGACATTACGATAAGGCTTTGATTTCAACATATGGAACCTTGCTGGATAAATTAGCCAACTTAAATCGAGAACCTGATGTTGAAGTGTTGAATTATAGGCTTGATTTGAACTTAAGCAGGAGTGTACGTGAATCAATCTCACGCAGAAGTGTACGTGAAGCAGTCTCGGTATCCAGGCCCTTACCTCCCAACCCTCCTCCATTGTGTTCGATATGTCAGCACAAGGCACCTGCATTTGGAAATCCACCTAAGTGGTTCACTTACGCCGAGCTGGAACTTGCTACAGGTGGATTTTCAGAAGCAAATTTCTTGGCTGAAGGTGGATATGGCTCCGTACACAAAGGCGTCTTACCACATGGTCAGGTTGTTGCTGTCAAGCAACATAAATTGGCTAGTTCTCAAGGTGATCAGGAATTCTGCTCAGAAGTTGAGGTCTTAAGCTGTGCGCAGCATCGTAATGTCGTAATGCTGATCGGATTCTGTGTGGAGAATGGCAAAAGGTTGCTAGTTTACGAATATATCTGCAATGGATCTTTGGATTCTCATCTATATG TTTCAGGGAAAGACAGAAGCCCGTTAAAATGGTTTGCACGACAAAGAATTGCAGTTGGAGCTGCTCGAGGGTTGCGATACCTTCACGAAGAGTGTAGAGTGGGTTGCATTGTCCACCGCGATATGAGGCCAAACAATATCCTTCTGACCCATGATTTTGAACCATTG GTCGGAGATTTTGGACTCGCACGGTGGCAACCAGATGGAGACATTGGGATGCAAACAAGAATACTTGGAAGATTCGG TTACTTGGCTCCAGAATATGCTCAAAGTGGACAAATCACAGAAAAAGCTGATGTGTATTCCTTCGGAGTAGTATTAGTAGAGCTCGTTACAGGACGGAAAGCTATGGACTTAAACCGCCCGAGAGGCCAACAGTCCCTCACTGAATGG GCACGCCCCCTGCTAAAAAAGAACGCCACTTTTGAACTGTTAGACCCGCTGTTAAGGAACTGCTATTCGAAGCAACAGGTTAGCAACATGATGGAATGTGCTTCCTTGTGCATCAGGCGAGACCCTCGTTCGAGGCCTCGGATGTCTGAG GTGCTTCGGATTTTGGAAAGCGATGACATTCCTGCGAATTCGACGAATCGTTCTTGCTTGAAGGAGGCCTTGTGA
- the LOC126611507 gene encoding probable acyl-[acyl-carrier-protein]--UDP-N-acetylglucosamine O-acyltransferase, mitochondrial isoform X2 encodes MRALVKVGGKRLSSALSSLSSPSLLRLCSTLNSGSVHPTAIVHPNAVLGQGVSIGPFCTVGSSAKVGNGCRLYPGSHVFGNTEVGERCVLMTGAIVGDDLPGRTVLGCDNVIGHHAVVGVKCQDLKYKSGDECFLDVGDNNDIREYTSIHRSSKSSDTTAIGNNNLIMGSCHIAHDCKIGNNIIFANNTLLAGFVEVEDYAHTAGAVVVHQFCHVGSFSFIGGGSVITQDVPKYMMVAGERAALRGLNLEGLRRNGFTAAEDLDEKSENSLPKDIHAC; translated from the exons ATGCGTGCGTTGGTAAAAGTTGGCGGCAAACGCTTAAGCTCTGCGCTGAGCAGCCTCAGCTCGCCGTCCCTACTCCGCTTATGCAGCACCCTTAACTCCGGCTCCGTTCATCCCACTGCAATCGTTCACCCCAATGCCGTTTTGGGTCAG GGTGTTTCAATTGGGCCCTTTTGTACTGTTGGGTCGTCGGCGAAGGTTGGCAATGGCTGCAGATTGTACCCCGGAAGCCATGTTTTCGGAAATACAGAAGTTGGGGAGCGTTGTGTTTTGATGAC TGGTGCCATTGTTGGAGATGATCTTCCGGGGCGTACCGTGCTCGGATGTGATAATGTTATTGGACACCATGCTGTGGTTGGTGTCAAATGCCAAGACTTGAAGTACAAG TCAGGGGATGAATGTTTCCTTGATGTTGGGGACAACAATGACATCAGAGAGTATACTTCAATCCACCGGTCTTCGAAGTCAAGTGATACAACT GCTATTGGGAATAACAATCTTATCATGGGATCTTGTCATATTGCCCACGATTGCAAGATCGGAAACAAcatcatttttgcaaataaTACATTGCTAGCAGGCTTTGTTGAGGTGGAA GATTATGCTCACACTGCAGGGGCTGTTGTAGTTCATCAATTCTGCCATGTTGGCTCTTTCTCATTCATTGGCGGTGGTTCTGTG ATTACACAGGATGTTCCAAAGTATATGATGGTTGCAGGAGAAAGAGCTGCGCTTCGCGGTTTAAATCTTGAGGGTCTACGACGTAATGGATTCACAGCAGCAGAG GATCTAGATGAGAAGTCTGAGAACAGCTTACCAAAAGATATTCATGCCTGCTGA
- the LOC126611507 gene encoding probable acyl-[acyl-carrier-protein]--UDP-N-acetylglucosamine O-acyltransferase, mitochondrial isoform X1: MRALVKVGGKRLSSALSSLSSPSLLRLCSTLNSGSVHPTAIVHPNAVLGQGVSIGPFCTVGSSAKVGNGCRLYPGSHVFGNTEVGERCVLMTGAIVGDDLPGRTVLGCDNVIGHHAVVGVKCQDLKYKSGDECFLDVGDNNDIREYTSIHRSSKSSDTTAIGNNNLIMGSCHIAHDCKIGNNIIFANNTLLAGFVEVEDYAHTAGAVVVHQFCHVGSFSFIGGGSVITQDVPKYMMVAGERAALRGLNLEGLRRNGFTAAEMRSLRTAYQKIFMPADENFGGFEERLSNVELHAVLAHIPAVRSMVQSIRDSFEGKRRGICKFRHWNGS, translated from the exons ATGCGTGCGTTGGTAAAAGTTGGCGGCAAACGCTTAAGCTCTGCGCTGAGCAGCCTCAGCTCGCCGTCCCTACTCCGCTTATGCAGCACCCTTAACTCCGGCTCCGTTCATCCCACTGCAATCGTTCACCCCAATGCCGTTTTGGGTCAG GGTGTTTCAATTGGGCCCTTTTGTACTGTTGGGTCGTCGGCGAAGGTTGGCAATGGCTGCAGATTGTACCCCGGAAGCCATGTTTTCGGAAATACAGAAGTTGGGGAGCGTTGTGTTTTGATGAC TGGTGCCATTGTTGGAGATGATCTTCCGGGGCGTACCGTGCTCGGATGTGATAATGTTATTGGACACCATGCTGTGGTTGGTGTCAAATGCCAAGACTTGAAGTACAAG TCAGGGGATGAATGTTTCCTTGATGTTGGGGACAACAATGACATCAGAGAGTATACTTCAATCCACCGGTCTTCGAAGTCAAGTGATACAACT GCTATTGGGAATAACAATCTTATCATGGGATCTTGTCATATTGCCCACGATTGCAAGATCGGAAACAAcatcatttttgcaaataaTACATTGCTAGCAGGCTTTGTTGAGGTGGAA GATTATGCTCACACTGCAGGGGCTGTTGTAGTTCATCAATTCTGCCATGTTGGCTCTTTCTCATTCATTGGCGGTGGTTCTGTG ATTACACAGGATGTTCCAAAGTATATGATGGTTGCAGGAGAAAGAGCTGCGCTTCGCGGTTTAAATCTTGAGGGTCTACGACGTAATGGATTCACAGCAGCAGAG ATGAGAAGTCTGAGAACAGCTTACCAAAAGATATTCATGCCTGCTGATGAAAATTTTGGGGGTTTTGAAGAACGTCTTTCTAATGTG GAGCTGCATGCTGTATTGGCTCATATACCTGCAGTTCGTTCCATGGTGCAGTCTATCCGCGACTCTTTTGAAGGAAAACGGCGTGGAATATGTAAATTCAGACATTGGAATGGCTCTTGA